One genomic segment of Apostichopus japonicus isolate 1M-3 chromosome 23, ASM3797524v1, whole genome shotgun sequence includes these proteins:
- the LOC139964964 gene encoding receptor-binding cancer antigen expressed on SiSo cells-like, protein MAMRFNKWILCSCLAAFLGLLKSIIFRKSSKEKLDLPITKRQGPDGQEDSTEQEEELQNWETWDDDGGGLTGVRVDPAQDSQQETEMEPDFFADMTPSFKKAALIRKKTATSAARYPSSSTGLQTKYSLGVDDTANLSGELAAWTESTGGWEDEAEDDDLGIDADSFLKEKKEAERQRRLAEQQRKKAEREAQRNSQRGSSKLAVKLT, encoded by the exons ATGGCCATGCGTTTCAACAAATGGATCTTGTGCAGTTGTCTAGCAGCCTTCTTAGGTTTACTGAAAAGCATTATATTTAGAAAATCAAGTAAGGAAAAACTTGATTTACCCATCACTAAAAGACAAGGACCAGATGGCCAGGAGGATTCTACAGAACAAGAG GAAGAGCTTCAGAACTGGGAAACATGGGATGATGACGGAGGTGGCCTTACTGGGGTAAGAGTAGACCCTGCCCAAGATTCTCAACAGGAAACAGAGATGGAACCAGACTTTTTTGCAGACATGACTCCCAGTTTTAAGAAAGCA GCCCTCATACGGAAGAAAACTGCTACATCTGCAGCAAGATATCCATCCTCCTCAACTGGATTGCAAACCAAATATTCTTTGGGAGTTGATGACACAGCAAACTTGTCT GGAGAGTTGGCAGCTTGGACAGAATCTACAGGTGGCTGGGAGGATGAGGCAGAAGATGATGATTTGGGAATAGATGCTGACAGTTTtttaaaagagaagaaagaagcaGAAAGACAGAGAAGATTAGCCGAACAACAGAGAAAGAAAGCCGAGCGGGAAGCCCAAAGAAATAGTCAGAGAGGAAGCTCAAAATTAGCTGTCAAGCTTACTTAG
- the LOC139964968 gene encoding platelet-activating factor acetylhydrolase IB subunit alpha2-like gives MSSEGADVAAEVVDVQGDRRWMDLHEQFVKDSKNKEPDVLFIGDSLIARLQQSIVWSELFEPLHCLNFGIGSDTTQNVLWRLENGEIEDIKPKVVVLLIGTNNHAHTAEAVAKGIQAISLYIRSKQPTAHLLVLAIPPRGKNDNPLRAKMKKINQLLAEAIPTIPKAEYFDPKIEFIQADGSLDRSDFCDFLHFTSKGYRKYCKPLADRLSQLLVVED, from the exons ATGAGTTCAGAAGGAGCTGATGTCGCGGCTGAAGTCGTGGATGTTCAAGGAGACAGAAGATGGATGGAtctt CATGAGCAATTTGTGAAAGATTCAAAGAATAAGGAACCAGATGTTCTATTTATTGGTGATTCCTTGATCGCACGATTGCAGCAGAGTATTGTTTGGTCAGAGCTTTTCGAACCTCTTCATTGCCTTAACTTTGGCATAGGAAGTGATACCACACAGAATGTGCTCTGGAGGCTTGAAAATGGAGAGATTGAGGATATCAAACCAAAG GTAGTGGTCTTACTCATTGGTACCAACAACCATGCGCACACCGCTGAGGCAGTAGCTAAAGGAATCCAAGCTATTTCATTGTACATTCGATCAAAGCAGCCAACGGCACATTTATTAGTACTA GCCATTCCACCCAGAGGCAAGAATGACAACCCATTGCGAGCCAAGATGAAAAAAATCAACCAGCTGTTAGCTGAAGCGATACCAACCATCCCCAAAGCAGAGTATTTTGATCCGAAAATTGAATTTATTCaagcagatggctcattagatagGTCAGACTTCTGTGATTTCCTTCACTTTACTTCAAAAGGCTACAGAAAATATTGTAAACCATTAGCGGACAGGCTAAGCCAACTGTTAGTAGTAGAAGATTGA